TCCGCCTACAACTACAGGGTGGTTCGCCAGTTCGCCATTATGACGGTGGTTTGGGGCATCGTCGGCATGGGACTCGGCGTATTCATCGCTGCCCAGCTGGCCTGGCCCGAACTTAACTTGAACCTTCCGTGGACCAGCTTCGGCCGGCTCCGCCCCCTGCACACCAATGCGGTGATCTTCGCCTTTGGCGGCTGCGCCCTGTTCGCCACCAGCTACTATGCGGTACAGCGCACCAGCCAAACTCCCCTGTTCGCGCCCAAACTGGCTGCCTTCACCTTCTGGGGCTGGCAACTGGTGATCCTGCTCGCGGCCATCAGCCTGCCGCTGGGCTGGACCAGCTCCAAGGAATACGCCGAACTGGAATGGCCGATCGACATCCTGATCACCATCGTCTGGGTGTCCTACGCCATCGTCTTCTTCGGTACGGTGATGCAGCGCAAGGTCAGCCACATCTACGTGGGTAACTGGTTCTTCGGCGGGTTCATCCTCACCGTGGCCATCCTGCACGTGGTCAACAACCTGGAAATCCCGGTCACCCTGACCAAGTCCTACTCGCTGTATGCGGGCGCGACCGACGCCATGATCCAGTGGTGGTACGGCCACAACGCCGTGGGCTTCTTCCTGACCGCCGGCTTCCTGGGGATGATGTACTACTTCGTACCCAAGCAGGCCGGTCGCCCGGTCTACTCCTACCGCCTGTCCATCGTCCACTTCTGGGCGCTGATCGCGGTGTACATCTGGGCCGGCCCGCACCACCTGCACTACACCGCCCTGCCGGACTGGGCACAGAGCCTGGGCATGGTGATGTCGCTGATCCTCCTGGCACCGAGCTGGGGTGGCATGATCAACGGCATGATGACCCTCTCCGGGGCCTGGCACAAACTGCGCACCGACCCGATCCTGCGCTTTCTGGTGGTGTCCCTGGCCTTCTACGGCATGTCGACCTTCGAAGGCCCGATGATGGCCATCAAGACCGTCAACGCCCTGTCCCACTACACCGACTGGACCATCGGCCACGTACACGCCGGTGCCCTCGGCTGGGTCGCCATGGTGTCCATCGGCTCGCTGTATCACCTGATTCCGAAGGTGTTCGGCCGCGAGCAGATGCACAGCATCGGCCTGATCAACGGCCACTTCTGGCTGGCGACCATCGGTACCGTGCTGTACATCGCCTCGATGTGGGTCAACGGCATCACCCAGGGCCTGATGTGGCGCGCAGTCAACGAAGACGGCACCCTCACCTACTCCTTCGTCGAAGCGCTGGAAGCCAGCCATGTCGGCTTCGTGGTGCGGGTGATCGGCGGCGCGATCTTCTTCGCCGGCATGCTGCTGATGGCCTGGAACGTCTGGCTGACCGTACGTAGCGCCAAATCGACCGAGATGGAAGCCGCTGCGCAGTTCTCGGTAGAAGGAGCCCACTGATGAAACACGAGATTCTCGAGAAGAATATCGGCCTGATGGCCCTGGTGATGATCCTCGCGGTCAGCATCGGCGGCCTGACCCAGATCGTCCCGCTGTTCTTCCAGGACGTCACCAATGAGCCGGTGGAAGGCATGAAGCCCTACACCGCGCTGCAGCTGGAAGGCCGCGACATCTACATCCGCGAAGGCTGCGTCGGCTGCCATTCGCAGATGGTCCGCCCGTTCCGTGCCGAGACCGAGCGTTACGGCCACTACTCCGTCGCTGGCGAAAGCGTCTGGGATCACCCCTTCCTGTGGGGTTCCAAGCGTACCGGCCCGGACCTGGCCCGCGTCGGCGGCCGCTACTCGGACGAGTGGCATCGCGCCCACCTGTACAACCCGCGCAACGTCGTGCCGGAGTCGATCATGCCCGCCTACCCCTGGCTGGTGGAGCAGAGCCTCGACGGCAAGGACACCGCCAAGAAGATGAGCGCTCTGCGCACTCTGGGCGTGCCCTACAACGACGAGGACATCGCCGGCGCTGGCGAGGCAGTCAAGGGCAAGAGCGAGATGGACGCCCTGGTCGCCTACCTGCAGGTGCTCGGCACCGCCGTGAAGAACAAGAGGTGAGCGCCATGTTCGAGCTTATCGATATCGGCACCCTGCGCGGCCTAGGCACCGCGCTGGTTCTGATCGCCTTCACCGCCGTCACCCTCTGGGCCTACAGCGGCAAACGCCGCGACGCCTTCGCCGAAGCGGCCAACCTGCCCTTCGCCGATGAGCAAAAGCCCGCCGTTTCGAGGATCCAAGCATGACCACCTTCTGGAGCTGGTACATCACCCTGCTGACCGTGGGTTCGCTGGTTGCGCTGTTCTGGCTGATCTTCGCCACCCGCAAGAGCGAAGTGCACAAGAACCCGACCGAGCAGACCATGGGCCACGCCTTCGACGGCATCGAGGAGTATGACAACCCACTGCCGAAGTGGTGGTTCATGCTGTTCGTCGGCACCCTGGTGTTTTCCGTTGGCTACCTGCTGCTCTACCCGGGCCTGGGCAACTTCAAGGGCCTGCTGCCGGGCTATGACGATGGCTGGACCCAGGTCAACCAGTGGCAGCGCGAAATGGATCGTGCCGATGAACTGTACGGTCCGATCTTCGCCAAATACGCCGCCATGCCGATCGAGGAAGTGGCGAAGGACGAGCGCGCGCTGAAAATGGGCGGTCGCCTGTTCGCCTCCAACTGCTCGGTTTGCCACGGCTCCGATGCCAAGGGCAGCTACGGCTTCCCCAACCTGGCCGACAGCAGCTGGCGCTGGGGCGGCGAGCCGGAGACCATCAAGACCACCATCATGCATGGCCGTATCGGCGTAATGCCGGCACAAGGCCCGATGATCGGCGAAGATGGCGTACGTAACGTCGCTGCCTACGTCCTCACCGAGCTGGCTGGCCGCGAGCTGCCGGAAGGCACCGAGGCTGACATCGACGCCGGCAAGCAGATCTTCGCCACCCTGTGCTCCGCCTGCCACACCCCGGCCGGCACCGGCATGCCGGCGATGGGCGCGCCGAATCTGACTCAGCCGAGCGCATTCATCTACGGCAGCAGCTTCGCGCAACTGCAACAGACCATCCGTTATGGTCGCAGCGGCAACATGCCGGCTCAGGGCGATTTCCTCGGCAACGACAAGGCTCACCTGCTGGCCGCCTACGTGCTCAAGCTGAGCCAGGGCGACACCAAGTAACCTCCCGCCTCACCGGCGACCGATTCACGGTCGCCGGTCCCTCCTTATATGTATGCGACCCAGTGTCGCACCTGCCGACCAATAGCCCTGCAATTTCCTTGACCTGGGCTAAGCTGCCTTTCAGTCGCCATTTGTCACAACTCCAAGGCGATCCTTTCTCAGCGCTGCGCAAACTGGTTGCGCCAAAAGCTGCCAGAGTGTCTCCCGAGGCCACCTCGCAAACCTCGTAAAGGCCTCTGAAACCCTATTCGCGTCGGCATGTTGCGTTGCAATGGCTACCTGCTTTCTCCATACTTGCCGCCGATTTTTGCCCCATAAAACTCCATTAACCGTGGAACCCCTAGCATGAGCACAGCAATCAGTCAGACTGCTTATAACTATAAGGTGGTCCGCCAGTTCGCCATTATGACGGTGATCTGGGGGGTCATTGGGATGGGTCTAGGCGTGTTCATCGCCGCACAACTCGTGTGGCCAGAACTCAACCTGGGCCTGCCGTGGACTAGCTTCGGCCGTCTGCGCCCGCTGCACACCAACGCGGTGATCTTCGCCTTCGGCGGATGCGCACTGTTCGCGACCTCGTACTACGTGGTCCAGCGCACCTGCCAGACGCGCCTGATCTCCGACGGTCTGGCTGCCTTTACCTTCTGGGGCTGGCAAGCAGTCATCGTTCTGGCGGTGATCACCCTGCCGCTGGGTTACACCAGCACCAAGGAATACGCCGAGCTGGAGTGGCCGATCGATATCCTTCTGGGTCTCGTCTGGATCACCTATCTCGTGGTGTTCTTCGGCACCATCGTCAAGCGCAAGACCAAGCACATCTATGTGGGCAACTGGTTCTTCGGTGCCTTCATTCTGGTCACCGCGATGCTGCACATCGTCAACAGCGCTGCCGTTCCGGTGACCCTGTTCAAGTCGTACTCGGCCTATGCCGGTGCTACCGATGCGATGATCCAGTGGTGGTACGGCCATAACGCCGTGGGCTTCTTCCTGACCACCGGCTTCCTGGGGATGATGTACTACTTCGTACCCAAGCAGGCCGAGCGTCCGATCTACTCGTATCGCCTGTCCATCGTGCATTTCTGGGCGCTGATCACCCTGTACATCTGGGCCGGTCCGCACCACCTGCACTACACCGCTCTGCCGGACTGGGCACAGTCCCTCGGCATGGCCATGTCCGTCATTCTCCTGGCGCCGAGCTGGGGTGGCATGATCAACGGCATGATGAGCCTGTCCGGCGCCTGGCATAAGCTGCGCACCGACCCGATCCTGCGCTTTTTGGTGGTATCGCTGGCGTTCTACGGCATGTCCACCTTCGAAGGTCCGATGATGGCCATCAAGACGGTCAACGCCCTGTCCCACTACACCGACTGGACCATCGGCCACGTACACGCCGGTGCCCTCGGCTGGGTAGCGATGATCTCCATTGGCTCGCTGTATCACCTGATTCCGAAGGTGTTCGGCCGCGAGCAGATGCACAGCATCGGCCTGATCAACACCCACTTCTGGCTGGCGACCATCGGTACCGTGCTGTACATCGCCTCGATGTGGGTCAACGGCATCACCCAGGGCCTGATGTGGCGCGCGGTCAACGAAGACGGCACCCTCACCTACTCCTTCGTCGAAGCGCTGGAAGCCAGCCATGCAGGCTTTGTCGTGCGCATGATCGGCGGCGCCTTCTTCGTCACCGGCATGCTGCTGATGGCTTACAACACCTACCGCACCGTGCGTGCCGCCAAGCCGGCTGAATACGAAGCGGCTGCGCAGATTCCCGCCGGAGTAGCTCACTGATGAAACACGAAATCATCGAGAAGAATATCGGCCTGATGGCGCTGCTGATGGTGATTGCCGTCAGCATCGGTGGCCTGACCCAGATCGTCCCGCTGTTCTTCCAGGACGTCACCAATGAGCCGGTGGAAGGCCTCAAGCCCTACACCGCCATGCAACTGGAAGGTCGCGATATCTACATCCGCGAGGGCTGCGTCGGCTGCCACTCGCAGATGATCCGCCCGTTCCGCGCCGAAACCGAGCGTTACGGCCACTACTCCGTCGCTGGCGAAAGCGTCTGGGATCACCCCTTCCTGTGGGGTTCCAAGCGTACCGGCCCGGACCTGGCCCGCGTCGGCGGCCGTTACTCGGACGAGTGGCATCGCGCCCACCTGTACAACCCGCGCAACGTCGTGCCTGAGTCGAAGATGCCCGCCTACCCCTGGCTGGTGGAGAACAAGCTCGACGGTCGCGACACCGCCAAGAAGATGGAAGTCATGCGTGGCTTCGGCATCCCCTACACCGACGAAGATATCGCCGGTGCCCGCGATGCCGTGAAGGGCAATACCGAAATGGACGCGCTGGTCGCGTACCTGCAGGTTCTCGGCACTTCCATCAAGAACAAACGGTAAGACGCTATGGACATCGGGATGATTCGCGGCATCGGCACGGCGGTGGTTTTCATCGCCTTCATCGGCGTAGTGCTCTGGGCTTACAGCAGCAAGCGCAAGTCGAGCTTCGACGAAGCTGCCAACCTGCCCTTCGCTGACGATCCCAAGCCCGAGTCCAAGCGCGATCAGGACTCTTCCAGGAGCAATAACCAATGACCACGTTCTGGAGTTGGTACGTAACCATTCTGTCTCTGGGCACCATCTTCGCCCTGACCTGGCTGATCTTCGGCACTCGCAAGGGTCAGCGCCAGGAAACCACCGAAGAAACCGTCGGCCACAGCTTCGACGGCATCGAGGAGTATGACAACCCGCTGCCGAAGTGGTGGTTCATGCTGTTCGTCGCCACCATCGTCTTCGCCCTCGGCTACCTCGCCCTGTACCCGGGCCTGGGTAACTTCAAAGGCCTGCTGCCGGGCTACGACTATGTCGACAACGAAAAGCAGACGCCTTTCGCTGCCGGCGTACAGATCGCTGACGGCTCCATGCGTCACGCAGGCTGGACCGGCGTGCATCAGTGGGAAAAGGAAATGGCGCGCGCCGATGAGCAATACGGCCCGCTGTTCGCCAAGTACGCCGCCATGCCGATCGAGGAAGTGGCCAAGGACGAGCAGGCCCTGAAAATGGGTGGCCGCCTGTTCGCTTCCAACTGCTCGGTCTGCCACGGTTCCGATGCCAAGGGCAGCTACGGCTTCCCCAACCTGACCGACACCGAATGGCGTTGGGGTGGCGAGCCGGAAACCATCAAGACCACCATCCTCAAGGGTCGCCAGGGCGCCATGCCGGCTCAGGGCCCGGCCATTGGCGAAGACGGCGTACGCAACGTAGCCGCCTACGTGCTGACCCAACTGGCTGGCCGTGAACTGCCGGAAGACGCGGAAGCCGATATCGAAGCGGGCCAGAAGGTCTTCGCCGGTACCTGCTTCGCCTGCCACGGCGCTGACGGCAAGGGCACCCCTGCCATGGGCGCACCGAACCTGACCAACCCGGCAGCGTTCATCTACGGCAGCAGCTACGCGCAACTGCAGCAGACCATCCGCTACGGTCGTCACGGCAACATGCCTGCCCAGGAAGAATTCCTCGGCAACGACAAGGTGCACCTGCTGGCTGCCTACGTGTACAGCCTGTCGCACAAGGCACAAGAGCAGTAAGCGCTGATCGACTCTTTTGACAAGGGTCAATGAACGCCCGGGTCGCGACTGCTCGTCGCACCCGGGCGTTGTCTTTCAGGCGTACCATATAGACACCGTGAAACGACCCTGACCGGCACGCATCGGCCCGGGCTGCCAACCAACCGCTTTGGTATGCATTGATGAGCGAAAAGATTCCCGTCCAGGACGTCACCCCTCCCTCCTCTGCCAAGACTGCCAGCGTCGATCTCTACGCCAGCCGCGAGAAGATCTACACCCGTGCATTCACCGGTCTGTACCGCAACCTTCGCCGCGTTGGCGGCGCTGTGCTGTTCCTGCTCTTCTTCGGCACCGTCTGGCTGAATTGGGACGGTCGCCAGGCCGTGTGGTGGAACCTGCCGGAACGCAAGTTCAACATTTTCGGCGCCACCTACTGGCCGCAGGACTTCATGCTGCTCTCCTGGCTGCTGATCATCTGCGCCTTCGGCCTGTTCCTGATCACCGTGTTCGCCGGCCGCGTCTGGTGCGGCTACACCTGTCCGCAGAGCGTATTCACCTGGGTGTTCATGTGGGCGGAAAAGGTCACCGAAGGCGACCGCAACCAGCGCATGAAGCTGGACAAGCAGCCCATGAGCGGCAACAAGTTCGTACGCAAGGCGGCCAAGCACAGCATCTGGATCGGCGTTTCACTGCTGACCGCCATCACCTTCGTCGGCTACTTCACACCGATTCGCGACCTGGTGGTCGAGATCTTCACCGGTGAAGCCAGCGGCTGGGCCTACTTCTGGATCGGCTTCTTCACCCTGGCCACCTACGGCAACGCCGGCTACCTGCGCGAACAGGTGTGCATCTACATGTGCCCCTACGCCCGCTTCCAGAGCGTGATGTTCGACCAGGACACCCTGATCGTTTCCTACGATCCGCGTCGCGGCGAGAAGCGTGGCCCGCGCAAGAAGGACGCCGACTACAAGGCCCAGGGCCTCGGCGACTGCATCGACTGCAAGATGTGCGTGCAGGTCTGCCCCACCGGCATCGATATCCGTGACGGCCTGCAGGTCGAGTGCATCGGCTGCGCCGCGTGCATCGACGCCTGCGACGACATCATGGAGAAGATGAACTACCCGAAAGGGCTGATCAGCTACACCACTGAACACAACCTGTCCGGGCAGAAGACTCGGCTGCTGCGCCCGCGCCTGATCGGATACGCTGTCGCGCTGATCGCCATGATCAGCCTGTTCGGCTGGGCCGTGGCCAATCGCCCGCTGGTGGGGCTGGATGTGCTCAAGGACCGTGTGCTGTTCCGCGAGAACGAGCGCGGCCATATCGAGAACGTCTACACCCTGAAGATCATGAACAAGTCGCAGCGCGACATGACGTACGTGATCACCGCCGACGGCCTCGACGGTCTGGTCTACGAAGGCAAGAACGAAGTGCGGGCGCTGGCCGGTGAGGTGTACTCCTTCCCCGTCGAGCTTTCCATAGCACCGGAGAAGCTGCCCTCGAGCGCCAACAACATCATCTTCCACGTACAATCCGTGGATGACCCCAGTATCAAGACCGACGCCGACAGCCGCTTCATCGGCCCCAGCGTCCGCTGACAACGGAAAGAGCATGTCCGAACAAGCACCTTCGCCGGTAAAACCCTGGTACAAGCAGTTCTGGCCCTGGTTCATCATTGCCCTGCTCGGCTACTCCGTAGTGCAGGGCGTGGCACTGCTCACGCTGGCCTCGAAGAACCCGCCGGGCCTGATCTCCGACGACTACTACGACGTCGGCAAGGGCATCAACCAGTCGCTGGAGCGCGAGAAGCTGGCCGAGCGCCTGCAACTGCACGGCGAACTGGTGCTCGACAACACCACCGGCGTCGCCACCCTGGCACTGCAAGGCAACAGCAAGCCGCAGCAGATCGTCCTCAACCTGATCTCGCCGACCCAGCCGGAACGCGATCGCCGCGTCATCCTGCAGCCGGGCGTAGACGGCAACTATCGCGGCCAGATGGTCGATCAGGTCAGTGGTCGTCGTTTCGTCGAACTGCTCGGCCAGGAAGGCAGCCAGAACTGGCGTCTTTTCGAGGAAGAGAACATCGCCGATGGCCAGACCATCCTGATCGGCGACAATCCCTCCTACTGACCCAGCCGATGCCCGCCCCTACCCCCTGCTACCACTGTGGCCTGCCGGTGCCTGCCGGCAGCCACTTCCGCGCCGAGGTTCTCGGCCAGACCCGCGAAATGTGCTGCCCCGGCTGCCAGGCCGTGGCCGAAGCCATCGTCGCCGGGGGGCTGGAGCATTACTACAGCCATCGCAGCGAAAACTCCGCCAACCCGCAAGCCCTGCCGCAGGCTCTGCCTGACGAGCTGGCACTGTACGATCGCAGCGATGTACAGCAGCCTTTCGTCCAGCATGAAGGCGAGCTGAGCGAAACCCAGCTGCTGATCGAGGGCATCAGTTGTGCGGCCTGCGGCTGGCTGATCGAGAAGCACCTGCGCGGCGTGCCCGGAGTGGCCGAAGCACACCTGAACCTGTCCAACCACCGCTTGCAGGTGCGCTGGCAGGATAGCCGAATTCCCTTGAGCAAGCTGCTCGCCGAACTGCGCCGTATCGGCTACGCCGCCCATCCCTGGCGCGCCGACGAAGCCGCTGAGCGCCTGGCTGCGGAAAACCGCCGGCGCATGCGCGAACTGGGTGTGGCCGGCCTGCTGTGGATGCAGGTGATGATGGCGACCATGGCCACCTGGCCGGAATTCAACATCGACCTGTCGCCGGAACTGGACAAGATCCTGCGCTGGACCAGCCTGTTCCTCACCACCCCCATCGTCTTCTACTGCTGCGGTCAGTTCTTCCGTGGCGCGCTGCGCGACCTGCGCACCCGCCACCTGACCATGGACGTGTCGGTGTCGCTGGCCATCGGCGGTGCCTACGTGGCAGGCATCTGGTCGACCATCACCGGTCAGGGCGAGCTGTACTTCGACGCCGTGGGCATGTTCGCCCTGTTCCTGCTCGCCGGACGCTATCTGGAACGACGCGCCCGCGAACGCACGGCGGCGGCGACCGCACAACTGGTGCAGTTGCTGCCGGCGTCCTGCCTGCGTCTGGAAGCCGACGGCCAGAGCCAGCGCATCCTGCTCAGCGAACTGCGTGTCGGTGAACGCGTGCTGGTGCAACCCGGCTCGCTGATTCCGGCCGACGGGTGCATCGTCGCCGGCCAGTCCAGCGTGGACGAATCGCTGCTGACCGGGGAGTACCTGCCTCTGGCACGTGGTGTCGGCGACGGAGTCACTGCCGGAACGCTGAACGTCGAAGGCCCGCTGACCGTCGAAGTGCAGGCGCTGGGTGATGCCACTCGCCTGTCTGCCATCGTGCGTCTGCTGGAGCGGGCGCAGAGCGAGAAACCACGCCTGGCGGAAATCGCCGACCGCGTTTCGCAGTGGTTTCTGCTGTTCATCCTGGTCTCCGCTGCCGTGGTCGGCGTCGTCTGGTGGGGAATCGATTCCAGCCGCGCCTTCTGGGTAGTACTCGCCCTGCTCGTGGCCACCTGCCCGTGCGCTCTGGCCCTGGCCACGCCGACGGCACTGACCACCGCTACCGGCAGCCTGCACAAACTGGGCATGCTGCTGACCCGCGGCCATGTGCTCGAAGGCCTGAACCAGATCGACACTCTGGTGCTCGACAAGACCGGGACACTGACCGAGGGGCGCCTGACGCTCAAGGCCATCCATCCCCTGCGCGATCTCGACGAAGGCGCCTGCCTGGCGCTGGCCGCCGCGCTGGAGAACCGCTCGGAACACCCGATTGCCCGCGCCTTCAGCCAGGCGCCGCGCGCAGCGGAATCGGTCGACAGCCATCCGGGCCAGGGTCTGCAGGGCAGCGTCGACGGACGCCTGCTACGCATCGGCGAAGCCAGTTTCGTCTGCGCTCTGAGCGGCCAACCCGTACCACCGATTGCCGGCGAGAACGGCCAGTGGCTGCTGCTGGGCGATGAACAGGGACCGCTGGCCTGGTTCGTCCTCGACGACCGTCTGCGCGAGGACGCTCCGGATCTGGTCGCCGCTGCGCGGGCCCGCGGCTGGCATATCCACCTGCTGTCCGGCGACAGCTCGCCCATGGTGAGCGAAGTCGCGCGCCAGTTAGGCATCGACGATGCTCGTGGCGGCCTGACCCCGGATGCCAAACTGGCAGTGCTCAAGCAGTTGCATGGCGAAGGTCGTCGCGTGCTGATGCTCGGCGACGGCGTCAACGACGTACCGGTACTGGCCGCCGCCGATATCAGCGTGGCCATGGGTTCGGCGTCCGACCTGGCGAAAACCAGCGCCGACGCGGTACTGCTGTCGAACCGCCTGGGCAGCCTGGTCGATGGTCTGAGGCTGGCCAGGCGTACACGGCGTATCATCATCGAAAACCTGGCCTGGGCGACGCTGTACAATGGTCTGGTGCTGCCCTTCGCCGCCCTGGGCTGGATCACGCCGATCTGGGCGGCCGTGGGCATGTCGCTCAGCTCGCTGCTGGTGGTGCTCAACGCATTGCGCCTGAGCCGGTAAGCTGCCCACCGTCGCGAGCGGATCGCGCGGAAGCCTAGGATTCGCCCGCCCCCCTGCCCCATACCCGGAGACCGCATGTCCGCCCTCTATATCCTGATCCCCGTCGCCATCGGCCTGGTCGGTTTCGCTATCTGGCTGTTCTTCTGGGCCGTGGACAGCGGTCAGTACGACGACCTGGACGGGCCGGCGCACAGCATTCTGTTCGACGACGAAGATCCGCTGCACAAGGCCGGCATCGAACAGGCCGAGGAGCCTAACAGGCAGGACAAGCCCGATGCTTGAACTGGCACCGCTGCTGGTGTCGGCGCTGATCCTCGGTCTGCTCGGCGGCGGCCACTGCCTCGGCATGTGCGGCGGCCTGATGGGCGCGCTGACCCTGGCGATCCCACCGGAACAACGCGGCAGACGCCTGCAACTGCTACTGGCCTACAACCTCGGCCGTATTCTCAGTTACAGCCTTGCCGGCCTGCTTCTTGGCCTGGCTGGCTGGGCCGTTGCGGGCAGCAAGGCCGAAGTGGTCATGCGCACGCTGGCGGCGCTGCTGCTGATCTCCATGGGCCTGTATCTGGCCGGCTGGTGGAGTGGCCTGACGCGCATCGAGGCCCTGGGGCGCGGCCTGTGGCGGCATATCCAGCCGCTGACGCGGCGTTTTATGCCGGTCACGAGCATTCCAAAGGCAATGGTGCTGGGCGGGCTATGGGGCTGGCTGCCATGCGGTCTGGTCTACAGCACGCTGCTGTGGGCTTCCAGCCAGGGCAATGCCGTGGACAGCGCCCTGCTGATGCTGGCCTTCGGCCTGGGTACCTGGCCGGTACTGCTGGCCACGGGACTGGCTGCAGAACGCATTACCGCCCTGCTGCGCAAACGCGGCGTGCGCATGGCCGGCGGCCTGCTGGTGATCCTGTTCGGCATCTGGACCCTGCCCGGCCCGCACCAGCACTGGCTGATGGGGCATTGACGGCAGCGGCAAACCTCAGCCCGGGTTTTCCGCATCAACATCCGGGCCAGGCCACCGAAGCGCGTCCTACTCGCCCTTGATGCAAGTCAAGGTCGCTCCGTTCCGGCATCCCTAGACTGCCCGCAAAGCCTGTCCAGGATTATTTTCCATGCAAGACGCCATCCAGTGGGATGCCGACCTGATCCGCCGCTACGATCTCGCCGGCCCGCGCTACACCTCTTACCCGACCGCCGTGCAGTTCCACGACGATATCGGCCCTTTCGACCTGCTGCATGCGCTGCGCGATAGTCGCAAGGCCGGCCGTCCGCTATCGCTGTACGTGCACATCCCGTTCTGCGCGCACATTTGCTACTACTGCGCCTGCAACAAGGTGATCACCAAGGATCGCGGTCGCGCCCTGCCCTATCTGGAAAAGCTCGAGCGGGAAATCGAGATGGTCAGTCGCTACGTCGACAAGACCCAGCCAATCGAACAGCTGCACTTCGGCGGCGGTACGCCGACCTTTCTCAGCCACGACGAACTGCGTCGCCTGATGCAGCACCTGCGCCAGCACTTCAACCTGCTGGATGACGACTCCGGTGACTACAGCATCGAGATCGACCCGCGCGAGGCCGACTGGTCGACCATGGGCCTGCTGCGCGAACTGGGCTTCAACCGCGTCAGCCTTGGCGTGCAGGATCTCGACCCCGAGGTACAGCGTGCGGTCAATCGCCTGCAGACTCTGGAGGAAACCCGCGCCATCATCGAGGCGGCGCGCACCCTGCAGTTCCGCTCGGTGAACATCGACCTGATCTACGGACTGCCCAAGCAGACGCCCGAACGCTTCGCCCGCACCGTGGCGGAAGTGATCGCCCTGCAGCCGGACCGGCTTTCGCTGTTCAATTACGCGCACCTGCCCGAGCGTTTCATGCCGCAACGGCGCATCAGTGCCGACGACCTGCCGAGCCCGGCGGACAAGCTGGTCATGCTGCAGAACAGCATCGAACAACTGACACGTGCCGGTTATCGCTATATCGGCATGGACCACTTCGCCCTGCCCGATGACGAGCTGGCCATCGCCCAGGAAGAAGGCACCCTGCAACGCAACTTCCAGGGCTACACCACCCACGGCCATTGCGACCTGATTGGCCTGGGCGTCTCCGCCATCAGCCAGATCGGTGATCTGTACAGCCAGAACGACAGCGACATCGCCAGCTATCAGCAGAGCCTCGGCAATGGCCAGCTGGCAACCCGCCGCGGCCTGCACTGCAAT
The sequence above is drawn from the Pseudomonas sp. Z8(2022) genome and encodes:
- the hemN gene encoding oxygen-independent coproporphyrinogen III oxidase, encoding MQDAIQWDADLIRRYDLAGPRYTSYPTAVQFHDDIGPFDLLHALRDSRKAGRPLSLYVHIPFCAHICYYCACNKVITKDRGRALPYLEKLEREIEMVSRYVDKTQPIEQLHFGGGTPTFLSHDELRRLMQHLRQHFNLLDDDSGDYSIEIDPREADWSTMGLLRELGFNRVSLGVQDLDPEVQRAVNRLQTLEETRAIIEAARTLQFRSVNIDLIYGLPKQTPERFARTVAEVIALQPDRLSLFNYAHLPERFMPQRRISADDLPSPADKLVMLQNSIEQLTRAGYRYIGMDHFALPDDELAIAQEEGTLQRNFQGYTTHGHCDLIGLGVSAISQIGDLYSQNDSDIASYQQSLGNGQLATRRGLHCNADDRLRRAVIQQLICHFELDFADIEQAYGVIFRDYFAALWPELEQLHRDGLIELTTERIEVRPAGRLLVRSLCMLFDRYLNDQVRQRFSRVI